The Rubricoccus marinus nucleotide sequence CGAACGCAGGCGCCTCTGGCGTGCCGATGTTGAGGAAGTAGAAGAGGTTCTCGCTGAAGAAGTCGCCCCAGAACAGCTCGGGGCCTCCAGACCCGGTGATGTCGGCCAGGGCGAGGGCGTTGGCGCCGTGGCGCGTGGCGCGTCCGGCCTCTGGCGTGATGCCGTAGACCGATCCGTAGGCGTCCCTACACTGCGGGCTGCCCTCGTAGATCTGAATGCCCTGCCACTCGGTCGTGATAAGCGAGAACTGCGGGATGCCATCCGCGAGGCCGACCATCTCGTAGAACGAGATCGTGCCCAGGTCCGCCTTGCCCACGATGAGGTCGAAGTCTCCGTCGCCGTCCACGTCCGAGAGGTCCGGTACGCTCGTGTCCTCGATCTGCACGATCTCGCCAGAGGCCAGGAGGAGCGGCTCGGCGCGGAGCGTGAACTGGGGCGACGAGGCCGTGCCAGTGTTCTCGAAGTAGCGCGCCTGTCCCGGGGCGCCTCGCGTGAGCAAGTCCGGGTCGCCGTCAGCGTCGATGTCCGCGAAGCGGTACCACGGGCCGGGCGTGATCCCCCCCAGCTTGCCCGTCTGCCACACCCAGCCGTCCGCGGTGTTGGCGTACACGTCGATGCCCGCGCCGCCGGTCGTGATCGTCAGGTCTGGCCGGCCGTCGCCGTTGAGATCGGTGAGTTGCGGGACCGGTGCCCAGTAGCCGCCGGTAAACGGCAGCGCCAGAGGCCCATCCGCGCCCTCGACCGGGAACGGCGTGGCGGTACGGACCAACGCCTCTGGCGTAAACGAGGCCTGTGCCATCGCGGGCGGCGCCGTGCTGCACCCGGTGGTGAGAGCGAGCAGGAGAAGCGGGAGGACGAAGCGCATCAGAGACGGGAGAGGGGCGAGGCCTCTGGCTCCAGAGGCTGAGGGCGCCAGGGGCGTGGAAGAGGGGCTAGCGCGGCTCGTAGAGCGCGAGGCCGGAGGCCCAGCGGCCGGTCTGGATCACGGCGATCAGGCTGCCGTCGCGGGCGTCCAGCATGGCGACGTTGCCGTAGAGGTCGTTGGGCTCTGGCGTGCCGTCGGCCTGGATAAAGCGGATGGAGGGCGTCCACGCGATCTCCGGCATCACCATGGCTGGCGTGGCGCCGGGGCTCGCGGCATCCGCGTCGTGGTCCATGCCCTCGTGATTCATCCCACCGTGGTCCATCTCGCCAGAGGCCTCTGGCGCTGCGGGTGGCATCGCGCCCATCATCATGGCGAAGTTGCGGCTGGAGACGAACAGCGTGCTGCCGTCGGCGGAGAGGGCGGAGCCGTGGACTTGGCTAAAGGGGAGCCCCGCGCCGCCGATCGTGCGCGTGACGGTGAGCGCCGCAGGGTCCACAACGGTGACCGTGTTGGAAAGCCGGTTGGGGACGTACACGGCGCTCCCATCCGGGGCGTAGACCGGGTGCCACGGCTGATCGCCGGTCGGGACGCTCCCGCGGACCGTCAGATCGCCAGAGGCGGTGTCGAAGTCGAACACGTAGAGCGCGCCGCCGGTCTGCGAGGTGAGGACGACCGTCTCGCCATCGGGAGAGACGGCGTAGTGCACAAAGGCGAGCGTGCCGGGCACGAGTTCCTGATCCACCAGGTCGCCTGTGGCCGCCTCGAAGACGTAGGCGGGCGTGGCGCCGCTGGTGGCGGTGAGTCCGGCGGTGAACACGTAGCGGCCATCGCGGCTGACGCCGAGCGCGTGCGGGTGCACGTCGGGCGTCTGGATGGTCTCGAAGGCGAGCGTGGAAGCGTTAAACCGCGCGATGCCGGACGATGTCGGGTCGGCGGAAAAGGACCGGCCGGCGAAAAGGCGCTGGTTCGCGGCGTCGAACGCCAGCATGCCAGGCTTCTGGAACGTGGCGTCGCCAGAGGGCGGCGTCTCGCTC carries:
- a CDS encoding YncE family protein, with the protein product MRLLVLLPAFLAVALAGCDSTAPLAECPGGVDCPEPVIDPDTVDFDGITELNFERYVRPILNTRQALAPEVTDVTYAALLNAGPSSFLIPFDADASLLVRLAEETLTDDSVNPFPRLLSLQDDEKRYIRRWIEAGAPNASGQPAYADATRLLYICNQLAGRVSVVDVDRQRIIRNVYFEALGQPADAKPHHVIATPDGSAWYVALIAGDGGGSVLKLSSSLTMDPADADYLLASETPPSGDATFQKPGMLAFDAANQRLFAGRSFSADPTSSGIARFNASTLAFETIQTPDVHPHALGVSRDGRYVFTAGLTATSGATPAYVFEAATGDLVDQELVPGTLAFVHYAVSPDGETVVLTSQTGGALYVFDFDTASGDLTVRGSVPTGDQPWHPVYAPDGSAVYVPNRLSNTVTVVDPAALTVTRTIGGAGLPFSQVHGSALSADGSTLFVSSRNFAMMMGAMPPAAPEASGEMDHGGMNHEGMDHDADAASPGATPAMVMPEIAWTPSIRFIQADGTPEPNDLYGNVAMLDARDGSLIAVIQTGRWASGLALYEPR